In one Vulgatibacter incomptus genomic region, the following are encoded:
- the acpP gene encoding acyl carrier protein — MAATQIETKVRGIIAEQLGVGEDEIKTESSFVEDLGADSLDIVELVMAMEEEFEVEIPDEEAENIKTVGDAINFISTHKK, encoded by the coding sequence ATGGCGGCTACCCAGATCGAGACGAAGGTCAGAGGCATCATCGCAGAGCAGCTCGGCGTCGGTGAGGACGAGATCAAGACGGAGTCGTCCTTCGTCGAGGACCTCGGCGCGGACAGCCTCGACATCGTGGAGCTGGTGATGGCGATGGAGGAGGAGTTCGAGGTCGAGATTCCGGACGAGGAAGCCGAGAACATCAAGACCGTCGGCGACGCCATCAACTTCATCAGCACGCACAAGAAGTAG
- the fabD gene encoding ACP S-malonyltransferase: MAGQIAILFPGQGSQTVGMGKALYDTFPEAREIFERADEALGEKLSALCFEGPEEALKLTANTQPAILTVSIAAHEVFARRFGGRPAFVAGHSLGEWSALTAVGAISLEDAVRSVRLRGQFMQAAVPEGVGAMAAILGLEPEKVRAACEEVAEGDVVSPANYNSPEQTVIAGSAAAVERAQARCKELGAKRAVPLPVSAPFHCALMAPVQGRLAEVLGQVEVRAPSVPVVTNVEASPNSDASRIRGLLVEQVVAPVRWIECVQTMAASGVTHMVEIGPGKVLTGLVRRIDRGIELANVEDPASLEKTLAALV, translated from the coding sequence ATGGCGGGACAGATCGCGATCCTCTTCCCTGGACAGGGGAGCCAGACCGTCGGGATGGGCAAGGCCCTCTACGACACCTTCCCCGAGGCCCGGGAGATCTTCGAGAGGGCCGATGAGGCCCTCGGCGAGAAGCTCTCGGCCCTCTGCTTCGAGGGCCCGGAAGAGGCCCTGAAGCTCACGGCCAACACCCAGCCCGCGATCCTCACGGTGAGCATCGCCGCTCACGAGGTCTTCGCCCGCCGCTTCGGCGGCCGGCCCGCGTTCGTGGCGGGTCACTCGCTCGGAGAGTGGTCGGCTCTCACCGCCGTCGGGGCGATCTCCCTCGAGGACGCGGTCCGCTCGGTGCGGCTGCGCGGCCAGTTCATGCAGGCTGCTGTGCCGGAGGGCGTGGGGGCCATGGCCGCCATCCTCGGCCTCGAGCCCGAGAAGGTCCGCGCCGCGTGCGAGGAGGTGGCGGAGGGCGACGTGGTCTCTCCCGCCAACTACAACTCTCCCGAGCAGACCGTGATCGCCGGCTCCGCCGCGGCGGTGGAGCGGGCCCAGGCCCGGTGCAAGGAGCTCGGCGCCAAGCGCGCGGTTCCCCTGCCCGTTAGCGCGCCCTTCCACTGCGCCCTGATGGCGCCGGTGCAGGGCCGCCTCGCAGAGGTGCTCGGCCAGGTCGAGGTGCGCGCGCCCTCGGTCCCGGTGGTCACCAACGTCGAGGCCTCGCCCAACTCCGACGCGTCGCGGATCCGCGGCCTGCTGGTCGAGCAGGTGGTCGCGCCGGTACGATGGATCGAGTGCGTGCAGACCATGGCCGCGAGCGGGGTCACGCACATGGTGGAGATCGGGCCCGGCAAGGTGCTCACCGGCCTGGTGCGGCGGATCGACCGCGGCATCGAGCTGGCGAACGTCGAGGACCCGGCTTCGCTCGAAAAGACGCTCGCTGCGCTTGTTTGA
- the ribE gene encoding 6,7-dimethyl-8-ribityllumazine synthase gives MRTYEGGMVGTGLRVAICVSRFNAFITERLLEGAIDTLRRHGVDEGQIDVARCPGTFELPPVVKRMAASGRYDAVIALGAVIRGGTPHFDYVAGECAKGVGHVSMEAPCAVAFGVLTCDNVEQAIERAGTKAGNKGAEAALAAIEQANLFRDLGKGA, from the coding sequence ATGCGTACCTACGAAGGTGGGATGGTCGGCACCGGCTTGCGAGTGGCGATCTGCGTCTCGCGCTTCAACGCCTTCATCACCGAGCGGCTGCTCGAGGGCGCCATCGACACCCTGCGTCGCCACGGAGTCGACGAGGGGCAGATCGACGTGGCGCGCTGCCCGGGAACGTTCGAGCTCCCGCCGGTGGTCAAGCGCATGGCAGCGAGCGGCCGCTACGACGCGGTCATCGCGCTCGGCGCGGTGATCCGCGGAGGCACGCCCCACTTCGACTACGTGGCGGGCGAGTGCGCCAAGGGCGTCGGGCACGTGTCGATGGAGGCGCCCTGCGCGGTCGCCTTCGGCGTGCTCACCTGCGACAACGTGGAGCAGGCCATCGAGCGCGCCGGGACCAAGGCAGGCAACAAGGGCGCGGAAGCCGCGCTCGCTGCGATCGAGCAGGCGAACCTCTTCCGCGACCTCGGGAAGGGGGCGTAG
- the fabF gene encoding beta-ketoacyl-ACP synthase II, whose product MKRRVVVTGMGMVSAVGIGVEEGWKALLAGTSGIDRITLFDPTDFTSQIAGEVKGFEPEKFIDKKEARRMDRFVQLGMAACDMAMRQAGFDQPVDGPLADRFATILGSGIGGLSSLEDEHKTLLGKGPKRLSPFFIPMMIANLFPGHASIRWGAKGPSWSPVSACATGAHAIGEALKTIQRGDADMALCGGAEAAITPLGIGGFNAMRAMSTRNDSPHTASRPFDKDRDGFVQGEGAGVLVIEELEHAKARGAQIICELVGYATTADAHHITAPSPDGAPRCIQLCLNDAGLRPEEVGYINAHGTSTPLNDANETAAIKTVFGEHAYKLAVSSTKSMTGHTLGAAGGIEAVISALALLRGVLPPTTNYQTPDPDCDLDYVPNQPREVRVDAAISNSFGFGGTNVVLAMRRWRG is encoded by the coding sequence ATGAAGCGACGCGTCGTCGTCACAGGAATGGGGATGGTCTCCGCCGTGGGGATCGGTGTGGAGGAGGGTTGGAAGGCCCTGCTCGCCGGAACCAGCGGGATCGACCGGATCACGCTCTTCGACCCCACCGACTTCACTTCGCAGATCGCGGGTGAGGTGAAGGGCTTCGAGCCGGAGAAGTTCATCGACAAGAAGGAAGCCCGCCGGATGGACCGCTTCGTCCAGCTCGGCATGGCGGCTTGCGACATGGCGATGCGCCAGGCTGGCTTCGACCAGCCGGTCGACGGTCCCCTCGCGGATCGCTTCGCCACGATCCTCGGATCGGGCATCGGCGGCCTCTCGAGCCTCGAGGACGAGCACAAGACGCTGCTCGGGAAGGGCCCCAAGCGCCTCTCGCCCTTCTTCATCCCGATGATGATCGCCAACCTCTTCCCGGGCCACGCGTCGATCCGCTGGGGGGCGAAGGGGCCGTCCTGGTCGCCGGTGAGCGCCTGCGCGACGGGTGCTCACGCGATCGGTGAGGCGCTGAAGACGATCCAGCGCGGCGATGCCGACATGGCCCTCTGTGGCGGCGCCGAGGCGGCGATCACGCCCCTGGGCATCGGCGGCTTCAACGCCATGCGCGCGATGTCCACGCGAAACGACTCGCCCCATACCGCCTCGCGGCCCTTCGACAAGGATCGCGACGGCTTCGTGCAGGGTGAGGGCGCAGGCGTCCTCGTGATCGAAGAGCTCGAGCACGCGAAGGCGCGCGGCGCGCAGATCATCTGCGAGCTGGTGGGCTATGCCACTACCGCGGACGCGCACCACATTACGGCTCCGTCCCCCGACGGCGCGCCCCGGTGCATTCAGCTCTGCCTGAACGACGCCGGTCTCCGTCCGGAGGAGGTGGGCTACATCAACGCCCACGGCACCTCCACGCCGCTCAACGACGCCAACGAGACCGCGGCGATCAAGACGGTCTTTGGCGAGCACGCCTACAAGCTCGCGGTGTCCTCGACCAAGTCGATGACGGGGCACACCCTGGGCGCCGCCGGCGGCATCGAGGCGGTGATCTCGGCCCTCGCGCTCCTGCGCGGCGTGCTCCCGCCGACCACGAACTACCAGACCCCGGATCCGGACTGCGATCTGGACTACGTGCCCAACCAGCCCCGCGAGGTGCGGGTGGACGCGGCGATCTCCAACTCCTTCGGCTTTGGCGGCACCAACGTGGTGCTGGCGATGCGCCGCTGGAGGGGCTAG
- the glyA gene encoding serine hydroxymethyltransferase, producing MTPHDRSLAEIDPAIAGLVRQEAERQAHGLELIASENFVSRAVLEAVGSVLTNKYAEGYPGKRYYGGCEVVDEVEQLAIDRAKQLFGAEHANVQPHSGSGANMAAYFAVAKPGDKILALDLNAGGHLTHGAKPNFSGKLFDVISYGLTPDEIIDYDAVDRLAQEHRPKVIVVGASAYPRIIDFQRFRKAADACGAVMLVDMAHIAGLVATGLHPSPVPLAELVTSTTHKTLRGPRGGLILCKEAYAKTLNSQIFPGIQGGPLEHVIAGKAVAFLEALRPDFKAYQQRIVDNAQALAKGLVSAGLRLVSGGTDNHLMLVDLRPKRTTGNVAEVALGKAGITVNKNMIPNDPEKPMVTSGIRIGTPAVSTRGMGAPEMVEIAGLIGEALDAPEDDAHLARIRGRVLELARRFPLYGLP from the coding sequence ATGACCCCCCACGATCGCAGCCTCGCCGAGATCGATCCGGCCATCGCCGGCCTGGTCCGCCAGGAGGCCGAGAGGCAGGCCCACGGCCTCGAGCTGATCGCCAGCGAGAACTTCGTGTCCCGCGCCGTCCTCGAGGCGGTGGGAAGCGTCCTCACCAACAAGTACGCCGAAGGCTACCCCGGCAAGCGCTACTACGGCGGCTGCGAGGTGGTCGACGAGGTGGAGCAGCTCGCGATCGATCGCGCGAAGCAGCTCTTCGGCGCCGAGCACGCGAACGTGCAGCCGCACTCGGGCTCCGGCGCGAACATGGCGGCGTACTTTGCGGTGGCGAAGCCCGGGGACAAGATCCTCGCGCTCGACCTGAATGCAGGCGGCCACCTCACCCACGGCGCCAAGCCCAACTTCTCGGGCAAGCTCTTCGACGTGATCTCCTACGGCCTCACGCCCGACGAGATCATCGACTACGACGCGGTCGACCGCCTCGCCCAGGAGCACAGGCCCAAGGTGATCGTGGTGGGTGCCTCGGCGTATCCGCGGATCATCGATTTCCAGCGCTTCCGCAAGGCGGCGGACGCCTGCGGCGCCGTGATGCTGGTGGACATGGCCCACATCGCGGGACTCGTGGCGACGGGCCTCCATCCCTCGCCGGTGCCGCTGGCGGAGCTGGTGACCTCCACCACCCACAAGACCCTCCGCGGCCCCCGCGGCGGCCTCATCCTCTGCAAGGAAGCGTACGCGAAGACGCTCAACTCGCAGATCTTCCCCGGCATCCAGGGCGGTCCCCTCGAGCACGTGATCGCCGGCAAGGCCGTGGCCTTCCTCGAGGCGCTGCGCCCCGACTTCAAGGCCTACCAGCAGCGGATCGTCGACAACGCCCAGGCGCTCGCCAAGGGCCTCGTCAGCGCGGGTCTGCGGCTGGTGTCCGGCGGTACGGACAACCACCTGATGCTGGTCGACCTCCGCCCCAAGAGGACCACCGGCAACGTGGCCGAGGTGGCGCTGGGGAAGGCCGGGATCACGGTGAACAAGAACATGATCCCGAACGACCCCGAGAAGCCCATGGTCACCAGCGGGATCCGGATCGGGACGCCCGCCGTGTCCACCCGTGGGATGGGCGCGCCCGAGATGGTCGAGATCGCCGGCCTCATCGGCGAGGCCCTGGACGCCCCCGAGGACGACGCCCACCTGGCGCGAATCCGGGGCCGGGTGCTCGAGCTCGCCCGGCGCTTCCCGCTCTACGGGTTGCCCTGA
- the nrdR gene encoding transcriptional regulator NrdR, whose amino-acid sequence MKCPFCGELEDKVIDSRVSQEGGTIRRRRECVVCGRRFTTYERVEEILPLVVKKDGTRQPFDRQKVLAGVQRACVKRPVTGEMLEELVSDVERLLQESGEKEIPSKAIGEAILERLQPLDDVAYVRFASVYREFRDVGEFLKELSALEGRQAKKG is encoded by the coding sequence ATGAAGTGCCCCTTCTGCGGTGAGCTGGAAGACAAGGTCATCGACAGCCGCGTGTCGCAGGAGGGTGGCACCATCCGGCGGCGGCGCGAGTGCGTCGTCTGCGGCCGCCGTTTCACCACGTATGAGCGGGTCGAGGAGATCCTGCCACTGGTGGTGAAGAAGGACGGCACACGCCAACCCTTCGATCGGCAGAAGGTCCTCGCCGGCGTGCAGCGGGCGTGTGTGAAGCGCCCCGTCACCGGGGAGATGCTGGAGGAGCTCGTCTCGGACGTGGAGCGGCTGCTCCAGGAGTCGGGCGAGAAGGAGATTCCGTCCAAGGCCATCGGCGAGGCGATCCTCGAGAGGCTCCAGCCACTCGATGACGTCGCCTATGTCCGCTTCGCGTCCGTCTACCGTGAGTTTCGCGACGTGGGCGAGTTCCTGAAGGAGCTCTCGGCCCTCGAGGGCCGTCAGGCGAAGAAGGGATGA
- the rpiB gene encoding ribose 5-phosphate isomerase B has protein sequence MKVAVGCDHAGLELKKEVSKLLQKRGFEIDDVGTFGNDSVDYPDFASQVSRKVGSGEVRFGVLVCGTGLGMSIVANKYRGVRAAVCTSEFEARATRAHNDANVLCLGERVVGIGLGAAIAEAFFDTEFEGGRHQRRVQKISDAEDENAR, from the coding sequence ATGAAGGTCGCAGTCGGCTGTGATCACGCCGGGCTCGAGTTGAAGAAAGAGGTCTCGAAGCTCCTCCAGAAGAGGGGCTTCGAGATCGACGACGTGGGCACCTTCGGAAACGACTCCGTGGACTACCCGGACTTCGCCTCGCAGGTCTCCCGCAAGGTGGGCTCCGGCGAGGTGCGCTTCGGCGTGCTGGTCTGCGGCACCGGCCTCGGGATGTCGATCGTCGCGAACAAGTACCGCGGGGTGCGCGCGGCGGTTTGCACCTCGGAGTTCGAGGCGCGGGCCACGAGGGCCCACAACGACGCCAACGTGCTCTGCCTCGGCGAGCGGGTGGTGGGCATCGGCCTCGGCGCCGCGATCGCGGAGGCGTTCTTCGACACGGAGTTCGAAGGCGGACGCCACCAGCGCCGGGTTCAGAAGATCTCCGACGCGGAAGACGAGAACGCGCGGTAG
- the ribD gene encoding bifunctional diaminohydroxyphosphoribosylaminopyrimidine deaminase/5-amino-6-(5-phosphoribosylamino)uracil reductase RibD: protein MSAAESFMRRAIEEARKALGRTSPNPPVGAVLVKEGRVVGVGHHARAGGPHAEAAALADAGEEARGADLYVTLEPCDHQGRTPPCSAAIVRAGVARVFVGTPDPNPIVSGRGIQRLEAEGIPVEVGPLEAECEALIEGWTSFIRSGRPWVIAKVAATLDGRIATRTGDSRWITGDEARARVHRLRDEVDAVIVGRGTVEADDPLLTARIPGGRDPLRVILDSGLGIAPDAKLLTAPSSAKTLIACVGPAAPERADRLRAAGAEVVECASWGGRVDLAFLLAHLAARGVVQVLVEGGARVFGAFLEAGLVDRLLVHYGPVVFGGGPAWTDAPAVDRVADALRVRFERAELVGGDLLVDARPIRDRG, encoded by the coding sequence ATGAGCGCCGCCGAGAGCTTCATGCGGCGCGCGATCGAGGAGGCCCGGAAGGCCCTCGGCCGCACCAGCCCCAATCCGCCGGTGGGCGCAGTGCTCGTGAAGGAGGGCCGTGTCGTCGGGGTGGGGCACCACGCCCGCGCGGGAGGCCCTCACGCCGAGGCGGCCGCTTTGGCGGACGCCGGCGAAGAAGCGCGCGGCGCCGATCTGTACGTCACCCTCGAGCCTTGCGACCACCAGGGGCGCACACCGCCTTGCTCCGCCGCGATCGTCCGGGCCGGCGTAGCGAGGGTCTTCGTGGGGACGCCGGATCCGAACCCGATCGTCTCCGGCCGCGGGATCCAGCGCCTCGAGGCGGAGGGGATCCCGGTGGAGGTCGGCCCTCTCGAGGCGGAGTGCGAGGCGCTGATCGAGGGCTGGACCTCCTTCATCCGCTCGGGCCGCCCGTGGGTGATCGCCAAGGTCGCCGCCACCCTCGATGGACGCATCGCCACCCGCACCGGGGACTCCCGCTGGATCACCGGCGACGAGGCCCGGGCTCGAGTGCATCGGCTCCGAGACGAGGTCGACGCCGTGATCGTGGGGCGCGGCACCGTGGAGGCCGACGACCCCCTGCTCACGGCGAGGATCCCCGGCGGACGCGATCCGCTCCGCGTGATTCTCGACAGTGGGCTCGGGATCGCGCCGGACGCGAAGCTCCTCACGGCGCCGTCCTCGGCGAAGACCTTGATCGCCTGCGTCGGGCCGGCCGCGCCCGAGAGGGCGGATCGGCTTCGGGCGGCTGGCGCCGAGGTCGTGGAGTGCGCGAGCTGGGGGGGCCGGGTGGACCTCGCCTTCCTCCTCGCCCATCTGGCGGCCCGCGGCGTGGTGCAGGTGCTGGTGGAGGGGGGCGCCCGCGTCTTCGGGGCCTTCCTCGAGGCCGGCCTGGTCGACCGCCTCCTGGTCCACTACGGCCCCGTGGTCTTCGGCGGCGGTCCCGCCTGGACGGACGCGCCCGCGGTCGATCGGGTCGCAGACGCGCTGCGCGTGCGCTTCGAGCGCGCGGAGCTCGTGGGCGGCGACCTGCTGGTCGACGCGCGGCCCATCCGCGACCGCGGCTGA
- the plsX gene encoding phosphate acyltransferase PlsX produces the protein MARIAVDAMGGDRAPRVVVEGAVQACRELGVETILVGDEGRIRAELARLRATHLKPVSVRHASQVVEMADHPRQAIRGKRDASIRVIFDLVASGEADAALSAGNSGAMLAAAQLVLGRLPGVEAPAVLAILPVGQRRVALLDAGARVEARPIDVVQYALLGEAYARRVLGVPRPRVALLSNGEEASKGTALTRSAMEALARDPFIDFLGYVEGKDVFAGVCDVVATDGFTGNVMLKTAEGAALAFRGMLEASIRRSPVAKLGGMLLRPALRALRSELDYAEYGGAPLVGCDGTVILAHGRSGARAIRSAIRMAAEAASIDLRDELSAAGARAATLF, from the coding sequence ATGGCGCGGATCGCCGTCGACGCGATGGGGGGCGATCGCGCCCCACGAGTCGTCGTCGAGGGCGCCGTCCAGGCGTGTCGTGAGCTCGGAGTGGAGACGATCCTCGTCGGTGACGAGGGTCGAATCCGCGCCGAGCTCGCCCGCCTTCGCGCAACCCATTTGAAGCCGGTCTCCGTCCGCCATGCCTCGCAGGTGGTGGAGATGGCCGATCACCCGCGTCAGGCGATCCGCGGCAAGCGGGACGCCTCGATCCGGGTGATCTTCGATCTGGTCGCGAGCGGCGAGGCGGATGCCGCGCTCTCGGCCGGAAACTCCGGCGCCATGCTCGCCGCGGCGCAGCTCGTGCTGGGCAGACTGCCCGGCGTCGAGGCGCCTGCGGTCCTCGCGATCCTCCCCGTAGGCCAGAGGCGGGTAGCCCTGCTCGACGCCGGGGCCCGGGTGGAGGCGCGTCCCATCGACGTCGTCCAATACGCGCTCCTCGGCGAGGCGTACGCCCGCCGTGTGCTCGGCGTGCCGAGGCCACGAGTGGCGCTGCTCTCGAACGGCGAGGAGGCGTCCAAGGGCACCGCGCTCACCCGGAGCGCCATGGAGGCCCTCGCGCGGGATCCCTTCATCGATTTCCTCGGCTACGTGGAGGGGAAGGACGTGTTCGCTGGCGTCTGCGACGTGGTCGCCACCGACGGCTTCACCGGCAACGTGATGCTCAAGACGGCCGAGGGCGCCGCCCTCGCGTTCCGCGGCATGCTCGAGGCGAGCATCCGGCGGTCGCCCGTCGCAAAGCTCGGCGGCATGCTGCTGCGGCCTGCGCTCCGCGCGCTCCGGAGCGAGCTGGACTACGCGGAGTACGGCGGCGCACCGCTGGTGGGCTGCGACGGAACCGTGATCCTCGCCCACGGGCGGTCGGGCGCCAGGGCGATCCGCAGCGCGATCCGAATGGCGGCGGAGGCGGCCTCCATCGACCTCCGCGACGAGCTCTCGGCGGCAGGGGCAAGGGCCGCCACTCTCTTCTGA
- the fabG gene encoding 3-oxoacyl-[acyl-carrier-protein] reductase — protein sequence MFDFKGKVALVTGGSRGIGRAISVALAKGGATVVINYAGNEAAALETCGLVEAAGGKAEAKRFDVADSAACQQAIDETVKAHGGLHVLVNNAGIAIDGLLLRLKDDDLDRQLAVNLKSAFYLSRAAARPMMKQRTGSIVNLTSVVGEMGNGGQTAYAATKAGLIGFTKSFARELASRGVRANLVSPGFIDTDMTRDLPEDVRAKMLEAIPLGRLGSAEEVASAVAFLASDASSYVTGEVLRVNGGMYM from the coding sequence GTGTTCGATTTCAAGGGAAAGGTGGCGCTCGTCACCGGCGGCTCGCGCGGGATCGGCCGCGCCATCTCGGTGGCCCTGGCCAAGGGCGGCGCGACCGTCGTGATCAACTACGCCGGCAACGAGGCGGCGGCGCTGGAGACCTGCGGGCTGGTCGAGGCGGCCGGCGGCAAGGCCGAGGCGAAGCGCTTCGACGTGGCGGACTCCGCCGCCTGCCAGCAGGCGATCGACGAGACGGTGAAGGCCCACGGCGGCCTCCACGTGCTGGTGAACAACGCCGGCATCGCGATCGACGGCCTGCTCCTGCGCCTCAAGGACGACGACCTCGACCGCCAGCTCGCGGTGAACCTAAAGTCGGCCTTCTACCTGAGCCGCGCCGCTGCCCGTCCGATGATGAAGCAGCGGACCGGCAGCATCGTGAACCTCACCTCCGTGGTGGGCGAGATGGGCAACGGCGGCCAGACCGCCTACGCCGCCACGAAGGCGGGCCTCATCGGCTTCACCAAGAGCTTCGCCCGGGAGCTGGCGAGCCGCGGCGTCCGCGCGAACCTCGTCTCCCCCGGCTTCATCGACACCGACATGACCCGCGACCTGCCGGAGGACGTGCGGGCGAAGATGCTCGAGGCGATCCCGCTCGGGCGGCTCGGGTCTGCGGAGGAGGTCGCCTCGGCGGTGGCCTTCCTCGCGTCCGACGCCTCGTCCTACGTGACGGGGGAGGTCCTCCGGGTCAACGGCGGCATGTACATGTAG
- a CDS encoding riboflavin synthase — protein MFTGLIQEVGEVERLEPRSGGTSVAIRAPKLAAGGLDHGESIAVDGCCLTVTDQGPGWFAAEASPETLARTALGDYKRGAKVNLERALALGDRLGGHLVLGHVDGVGRIVAKHPAGAFLEVWIEAPTAMEPWLIEKGSVAVDGISLTVNALDGARFSLMLIPETQGATTLASKSVGAKVNLEGDLIGKYVARLLATRGRAGKLDEAFLKEHGFA, from the coding sequence ATGTTCACCGGACTCATCCAGGAAGTGGGGGAGGTCGAGAGGCTCGAGCCCCGATCGGGCGGGACGAGCGTGGCGATTCGAGCGCCGAAGCTCGCCGCTGGCGGCCTCGACCACGGCGAGTCGATCGCGGTGGACGGCTGCTGCCTCACCGTTACCGACCAGGGACCCGGCTGGTTCGCCGCCGAGGCGTCGCCCGAGACCCTCGCGCGGACGGCCCTCGGGGATTACAAGCGTGGCGCGAAAGTGAACCTCGAGCGGGCCCTCGCCCTCGGGGACCGCCTGGGCGGCCACCTGGTGCTGGGCCACGTGGACGGGGTCGGCCGGATCGTGGCCAAGCACCCCGCAGGTGCGTTCCTCGAGGTCTGGATCGAGGCGCCGACGGCGATGGAGCCGTGGCTCATCGAGAAGGGTTCGGTGGCGGTGGACGGGATCTCGCTGACGGTGAACGCGCTCGACGGCGCGCGCTTCTCCCTGATGCTCATCCCCGAGACCCAGGGCGCGACGACGCTGGCGTCCAAGAGCGTGGGGGCGAAGGTCAACCTGGAGGGGGATTTGATCGGCAAGTACGTGGCACGTCTCCTCGCGACGAGGGGGCGGGCCGGAAAGCTCGACGAAGCTTTCCTGAAAGAGCATGGATTCGCATGA
- the nusB gene encoding transcription antitermination factor NusB, translating to MQQRHVGRERAVQALFSLENATPAELPQGLAHFWATVDEPTSAAASSFAEELIRGVIENRASLDAAIQAQSESWRVERMAKVDRNVLRLGAFELLHTDTPGRVVINEAVEIARTFGAEGSPAFVNGILDKVARVAGRL from the coding sequence ATCCAGCAGAGACACGTGGGACGCGAGCGCGCGGTGCAGGCGCTCTTCTCCCTCGAGAACGCAACGCCCGCGGAACTCCCGCAGGGCCTCGCCCACTTCTGGGCCACGGTGGACGAGCCGACGTCGGCCGCCGCCTCGAGCTTCGCCGAGGAGTTGATCCGGGGCGTGATCGAGAATCGCGCGTCGCTCGACGCGGCGATCCAGGCACAGTCGGAGAGCTGGCGGGTGGAGCGGATGGCGAAGGTCGACCGCAACGTCCTGCGGCTCGGCGCGTTCGAGCTCCTCCACACCGATACCCCGGGCCGGGTGGTCATCAACGAGGCGGTCGAGATCGCCCGGACCTTCGGCGCCGAGGGCTCCCCGGCCTTCGTCAACGGGATCCTCGACAAGGTCGCGCGCGTGGCGGGTAGGCTCTAG
- the ribB gene encoding 3,4-dihydroxy-2-butanone-4-phosphate synthase: MSNRIGRGPSSNASKKPAGQPKSSPSYLERVERAIADIRDGRMIILVDDEDRENEGDLCMAAEKVTPEAVNFMAKEGRGLICLTLEEDRIKRLNLPMMVTDNESPFQTGFTVSIEAARGVTTGISAHDRAHTILTAVAPEARAEDLVRPGHIFPLRARTGGVLVRTGQTEGSVDLARLAGLEPAGVICEIMNDDGTMARMKDLERFGETHDMVIVSIADLIRYRLERERLVRRVAEDELEVAGVGTFRSIAYQSSGDPRTHIALVQGDVRGLEPVLVRMHGACGMGDVFGSAACECGVNLRRSLARIAEEGRGALVYLQQEGRAGAQALKCARMAPEVEEAMAKKSAGPFRDYGLGAQILADLGIRRLRLLSNNPKKLVGLEGYGLEVVDRLPIEVAEGRRSVAGTGRVAAHRVANSRGTSGKTAKKAARKDRS; this comes from the coding sequence ATGAGCAACCGCATCGGTCGAGGCCCTTCTAGCAACGCCAGCAAGAAGCCCGCCGGCCAGCCCAAAAGCTCGCCGTCCTACCTCGAGCGGGTCGAGCGCGCGATCGCCGACATCCGCGACGGCCGGATGATCATCCTCGTGGACGACGAGGATCGCGAGAACGAAGGCGACCTCTGCATGGCCGCCGAGAAGGTCACGCCGGAGGCGGTGAACTTCATGGCCAAGGAGGGCCGCGGCCTGATCTGTCTCACGCTGGAGGAGGATCGGATCAAGCGGCTCAACCTGCCGATGATGGTGACGGACAACGAGTCGCCGTTCCAGACCGGCTTCACCGTGAGCATCGAGGCCGCGCGCGGCGTGACCACGGGGATCTCGGCCCACGACCGCGCCCACACGATCCTGACGGCGGTGGCGCCGGAAGCGCGGGCGGAGGATCTCGTCCGCCCCGGCCACATCTTCCCGCTGCGAGCCAGGACCGGAGGCGTGCTCGTCCGCACCGGCCAGACCGAGGGCTCGGTGGACCTCGCGCGCCTCGCGGGCCTCGAGCCGGCCGGCGTGATCTGCGAGATCATGAACGACGACGGCACCATGGCGCGGATGAAGGATCTCGAGCGCTTCGGCGAGACCCACGACATGGTGATCGTCTCCATCGCCGATCTGATCCGGTATCGCCTGGAGCGCGAGCGCCTGGTACGCCGGGTGGCAGAGGACGAGCTCGAGGTGGCGGGCGTGGGCACCTTCCGCTCGATCGCGTACCAGTCGAGCGGCGATCCCCGCACCCACATCGCGCTGGTCCAGGGCGATGTGCGCGGCCTCGAGCCGGTGCTGGTCCGGATGCACGGCGCCTGCGGCATGGGCGACGTCTTCGGCTCGGCGGCCTGCGAGTGCGGCGTGAACCTGCGGCGCTCGCTGGCGCGGATCGCGGAGGAGGGTCGAGGCGCCCTCGTCTATCTCCAGCAGGAGGGGCGGGCCGGAGCCCAGGCGCTAAAGTGCGCGCGCATGGCGCCGGAGGTGGAGGAGGCGATGGCGAAGAAGAGCGCCGGCCCCTTCCGCGACTACGGGCTCGGCGCCCAGATCCTCGCGGATCTGGGGATCCGGCGGCTTCGGCTCCTCTCGAACAACCCCAAGAAGCTGGTCGGCCTGGAGGGCTACGGCCTCGAGGTGGTGGATCGCCTCCCGATCGAGGTTGCAGAAGGACGCCGGTCCGTGGCAGGGACGGGTCGCGTGGCGGCCCACCGCGTGGCGAACTCCCGCGGGACGTCCGGCAAGACTGCCAAGAAGGCCGCCAGGAAGGATCGAAGCTAG